The Vitis vinifera cultivar Pinot Noir 40024 chromosome 18, ASM3070453v1 region CCTTCTGTAAAAAACCCTAAGCTCGCCGGCCCCAGACGAACCCAAGACGAGACCCCTTCCTTGCTTTCCACAATGGTAACTTGGATCTTGCCTTTTCTCTCCTCGGCTCCTACTTCGAATACCTTCGACTCCACCACAAAACTACTCTCTTTCCTTTTCCCACGATTCTCTGCTCGGCTCTCACCTTCATCGCCATCGCTCGCGTGCtcactctcactctctctcataGCATTACTTCCCCTTTGATCAACCTTCATACTTTGATTATTATCTGTAGGTAAACTGGATTTATGCTCTTCTGCATCTTGCATTCCAATTAGTAGTGAAAGTTTCAGATACAGAAGGATCCatgaaacaattaaaaacttcAAAGTTTAAGAGAGGGAAGGATTTCAGAAACAATAATAAGTTCAAgctgggtaaattattataacaatgagattaattattagTTGGATGagaatttatcaattttttttaatcttatccTAGTGAATTAGTGTAGagaatgatacggtaggttattactcgatactagtgattcttggtaattcttgatcattagttatcattGTCTTTCTTATcgttatttgccccaaaacaaagctataaggagtaggaaggatTAAAAAGCCAAATTTTAAACTGGTAATCAATcttattcatttgatggttttaggaatctattttaaaaagggaaaattaggtttcgaatgcaattttgagttataaaacTCAACTTGATTGTGAggggccaaggatcccaaaaccttaagatcatattacttaaaagacccttgttttctctaattccTATACCTAGGTTGGATTGTAGAAAGCCCTAAACTTGaatcaatcaaatttaaaatcaatattcattttgttattaatttgatttcttttacttagtttcacattattcacatactgtttttcactttaggatttaaacaaaagcaattcatttattctagtattaacAATTTCCATAAGTCAGTCCCTGAGGACGATACCCAGAGTACTACAAAAACCGTAGTGACtctttttctagtttttctttacCAGAGTTGTTACGTAAAAAGgataagtattttggtacaacaaAGAAGTTCGGTCACAAACCCACAACCCCAAAGAGTCCCAAAGACAAAGAACAAGATTGAAAGTTAGAGTACTTTGGTCACCTATGCCAAGAAAGCCTCATCTGTGGTTGATGAGCAGCACGACACCATAGAATCCCCTATTTCCATCGGACTATTCTTTCCCACAGTGCCAAAATCTTCATCATCTCTCTCCTCCTCACGAACGCTCTCCATTGCACCAGCCTCATCCCCTTTCAAAAGCCCTAAGGGTTCCTCCACCTCCTCCTCATCAGATTGAGAATGCCAAGTCCCTCTTACGCTCCCCCTTCTAGCTACTAAAGGATGCTCCTTAGAAGAACAGCCCATGGCCAAATGGGCCACTAAATCTCCTATAGCGCTAGGCCCAGTTGCCTCTATGTCCCCTTTGCCAAAAAGGATACTGGCTTGGCCCAAACGGAGAAGCCCACTTTTCCCAACATCATGGGCTAACAAACCAAAGTCCTCCTTCATCCCTTTCTCTTTGCCTAAGTTATCTCCTTCAACAAATCCCCTAACACCACCTCTTAACTGTAACACCTGAGCAAAGCTTGTAGCAGGGCTAGGTACTATGCCCTTACTTGCCTTATTCCCCCTGCCTTCAGGGAGCGGCATGCAACCCCATGCTAACTGCTCTACCGGTTTCTCCAGACTCACTCCCACAATGGCGCGTGAGGTTCTCTCATCGTCTTCTCCAGCATTCTACTCCCTGCAACCACTTCCACTACCTTTCGGAATCATGATTGAGAATTTGGGTGGGGCTTCCCACCACAATTGAATCGAAAAAAGTGGAAGAGCCCACTATTACTTCTAGCAATCTTGGCATCTCacacccacccatattcacccGGATCCTGGGCCACTGCAAGTGAACCACGAAAGCTATGTTTTCGTCTATAGCCACAAAACCTCCGCAACAATCCCCAATCTTCTTAAACACCTCTCTACTCCATAAGTGCAATGGGAGTCCCAAAATTTGCACCTAAGCTTCCTTAGGTGCCACACCCTTATGACAACATCCTACCTCAGGATTCCACCTCTCCAAATCCAAAACATTCTCCTTAAATCTCCTTTGGCTTCTTGCCAACACCCCCTCGCCCTCGGACCTATCctcaaaatcaaacaagaagAGAGCGACCTCAAGAATTGAGAGCTTTAACCCCCTTTTCAGAGACCACACACGAGACGCCCGACATCTCAACTCAACCACCCCTATCATTGAGTTGGGAATCTCCACAAAACTTCCAACCAAGCAGTTTCTCATATGCTCTAACCTGCATTGAATATCCTTCTCCCCAAACTACACCCATACTGCCTCACCCACCTTGCCCAACTCCTTCTTGACTGCCTCCACAAAAGAGCCATTTTCTAAAGCCACCATTGAGATTTGGTGCCCATTAGCAGTGGAGACGCCCTTCTTTGACTCCTCCTTAGTGACAACCCCTAAGAGGCAAAGCTTCTCTGCTAGAACAGGCCACCCCTTGAGAAGACCCCTCCTCTTTGGGAAGATTAAAGAGTACCATCTAGCTTCCTCCACAACCACAAAGCATACAAAGAATCTCTCCGCCTCATTTGCATGACGCTCCAGCTTATATCTCCTCTTTCCATCCTCTCAGGTTGTGCTCCGCCTCAACCCTCCTTCTCTGCAACAAGTTTCCACTCCTTCTAACAAGCAACTCAAACCCTGCTCCCCAAACCTGATTCAGGCAAAAAAGCCCCTGCTTCTCTCCACAATGATCCCCTTAAGCTTCCCCCCTACCACCTCAACGGAAAGATCAAAGGTCTTGGCTTCCACAGCAAACCAGCACCTTTCCCCTCTCGAACTGCTGAGAGGGTTAGCACCTCCCGTCGATTTTCCTTCTTTACTATATTTGTTGTTGCTAGCCTCAATGCAGCTCTTCCCATCCTCAGAACAGCACAAATATGATCAATTATGTTCACAGCCTTTGGACTAACTCTCCTTTGAGGAGAGGAGGCACAAGATCCAAAACACTATAAGGATTTCAGCTATGAACTCTTCAAAAGGACTCTTTTCTGCACAAGACCTGGTTGGTTTCTCCTTGGTATGGTGCAAGTTCTTCATGTAAACCATTAATCTCTAGAGTAAAACAACACCCAAGGTAGACTTATTATAAGTCATGCTTGCTTTCCCCAAAAGCACATAAGTCATCTTTGTTCATTGCAATAAGAGACTATGAAATAAATGCAGTGTTACAAAGAAGGGCACTGTTAACAACCCCCTGCCTCCTTCCTCTTTCTCTTGTCGATGCAAACAATCAACCACTTCATTAAATGCGGTTTTTCTCTAGGCTCCCTCCTTCCCTTAGGAAGTGTCTTTAAATCTTCTCTAATCTCAACCAGACTTTCCTTGGGATGGTAAGTAGGGACGTGAAATAAACCGGCAAGTTGAACAATAACATCATCCAATGTGCATTATTGACAATGTCTATAATCCTCCCTCACCTCCTATTTCACTCCATTCTTCACCTCCCATTTCACTCCACTCTCTCCTAAAACTTACACTGCACCACCACACACATTGACCTCCTTCGACTAAAATGCATGAAGTAAGCAACCAAGATAGGGGAACAAAAGGCATTgcaattttcaatttctcatGCAACATACCAAATAATTATAAGCCACATTTTCTATGATGATGATATGGATCAAAATTACATTGCTAAAACAATAAACACAAACTAACATTAAGAAGCAAATAAATATTGGTGCAATAATGTGAATTTTAGAAAGGATATGAGGCACAAGAAAGCATAATGGAATTCAATACAGTTCATGGcccccaaaataaaaaataaaaaataaaaatgaaaaagaaaattctcaaattaaatacttttataaagACATTGCCAACATACCGATCAAGGCAATGCAGTGAGCCTAGCCTGGAACACAAAACCCCGAAACAAGCCATCTCCATTTCCAGGCACCCCATTGATCCACCTCCAATCTCCCTTCCCCGTCTCTGTGGAATAATCCCACAATGCCAACCTCCCAACCCTTTTCGCTGAAAAACAAACTCTATTCCCCGCACCAAACACCTTAAATTTGCTGGACTCCTGAAAACATCTAAACATTTCCGGGGGCATTCGACCCAACTCGTCCCACTCCAGTGAGTCCAAATCCaacctcaaaatcaaaattgtagAACACACAGCATTCAATGAAAACGACGATTTCAATCCACCAACCATTAGAATTTGGTTCCCAAGCCCTTTCACCAAACGGGGCCGTCTCAAAATGTCGAAAACATCGCCCCATTCATGCCTATCCAGGCGAGTCCATGGCTGCGACTTCTGTAGATGATTGAGGGTACATGCGAATAGCTTCCACTGACTCCTCCACGGCGACCCAACATCGCAGAGAGCTAAAACCGAGTCCGACACAAGAATTGGACTTCGAGGCTTAGACGGCAAATTCGATGAGAATTTGAGCCACTGGTCTGAGCCGGAGAAGTAAAGCGTGGCCAGTTCGGTGAGGACCAACACTCGGTTGGGTGAACCGACCAGGACCGAACCATGGCGCGACCAGGCCGAGCCCAGCTGGGGTAGGACTTGGAAGGACCGAGTCAAAGGATTGCAGACTATGAGCGACTTGTTGGACTCGAGCGAGTTGAGCGAATCGGCCCAAAGATAGACGAGTCCGAGCGACGACGCCACCGGCGTCGGCGAGCGAAAGGGAAGGAAACTAAGGGGGAATCTGACCCACTGATTGGAGCTGGGGTCAAACACGTGGAGGGCGTTATGAGACGACACGTCACGgttgtggtggtggtggtggtggtggtgatgatgGTGAGGTGGACGGAGGGCGATCAGGTTGAGAGGTGGTTGGGTGGAGATAAGTTCCATGAAGGCCGGCGCGGTCAGGGTTTGGTAGAAGAATTTGCAGACAGATCGACAGATAATGATCTGACGGAGTGGAAGAGTTGAGAAGATGTAATGGAGAGTGTCCTGTGGAAGCCGATAGATCGGGGACGCATCCATTGGGTCTGTAGACACGGAGCAGAGGATCACAGAGTCGGAGATCGCGGCGGCGTGGGGGTTGGTCGGAAATTCGAAAACTCACAGAGACTGGCCTTGCTGTCTTGAGACTCGTCTCCTGTTTGTGGGTTGGGTCAATATTTGCCTGTCCCGAAATTGGCCCCGACTCTGCTGATTCAGTTGCTATTCATATTTgtgttataaaattttattaatcatGAAATGACTCAAGTCTTGcctttttatttaaacaaagccataaaattaatctaataaacataaaaattcttattatattagaaattatttaaataagatcTTAAATACATATTTTGCAtatcaacttaataatttaatataatttaatcatttaaatttaaatgatgCCAAATAtcttgaaacaaaaattattatcacatttttagaaaataaaaataatatcatcatgaaatattattttttaaattaaattatcataatttttaaaagataaatattgtctaaataaattttttggttgttttatatgtttgcatttaaaaaaaattaatcatctaattttttttcctacaaaaaaatttggtaataatatataaatttcatattaaaattattttaattaaattgcgataattttgaaataaaagtattacctaaactaatttttagattgtcttaaaaaaacattatttaaattaattaaattaaataatgataGGATATAAGTGTATATGAGTGAAATGATAAGgtcattttaggaaataaaaaatggacaaatgattttctaaattcaaattaaaaaaaaaaacctttaattcaattctataataataataattatagttttccttttattcaataaaaaattagtttaaataatgtttttcaatgaaaagttaaaatattattattccagtttttttatgaaaaaaaaaaaacttgattcACACAATGATTTGAGTTTTTCtctgaaaacttttttttttataataataataatttaaaatcatttagaattttgatttatataaaatttgtaGAAAAAGATAAGGTGTTTGGAacatgaataattaaaattttatttagtttttttccttctattttatttgaagTTTTAGATGGTTGAATTGATAGATTGTGTTTTATTTAGATATTTGTCAATACCTATAGGTtctaaataatcattttttaaattaatttattttttactatgtTCGGGTGATTAAGGATCCTGTGAAGAGAGAAGATCCTTTTCGGAAAGTTGCAAGGTATCCTATCAAGTTGGACTACCAAGAATACTAAACATACATATTGTGTTTTATGCAAATAACTTAAAGTCTTATAACGAAAATAAGGTAATCCAAGTCGGTAAGCATGTAAGATGATGCTTCCTATAGTAGTAGCTAAGTACGAAAGTATAAGtttttatgaatatataaataacttgattttataaatatattgggATATATTAGGAAATATTGATGAATATTCTGACTTAAAATATCGAtgagataaaattaattaaaacttaaaaaaaaaaaaaaccatgcggaaactccaaaaaatgatagaaaaagaaataatgcaCAAGTTCAAGTTGTTTAATTACATCTATATCAAAAGTAATGATATTATTAAACctaaaagaatattaatatgaaaattaaaattttatttcattgagAACATAttgtatttcaatatttttaaaattaatgtacatcatatttttttaaaaaaaaatattttgaaatctaCGGATTATCAAGTTGGACTACCAAGAATACTAAACACACATATTGTGTTTTATGCAAATAACTTAAAGTCTTATAATGAAAATAAGGATAATCCAAGTCGTTAAGCATGTAAGACGATGCTTACTATAGTAGTAGCTAAGTATGAAAGTATCAGtttttatgaatatataaataacttgattttataaatatattgggATATATTATGAAATATTGATGGATATTCTGACTTAAAATATCGAtgagataaaattaattaaaactataaaaaaaaaactatggggGAAACTCCAAAAATGATAGAGAAAGAAATAATGCACAAGTTCAAGTTGTTTTATTACATCTATATCAAAAGTAATGATATTATTAAACctaaaagaatattaatatgaaaattaaaattttatttcattgagAACATAttgtatttcaatatttttaaaattaatgtacatcatatttaaaaaaaaaaaaatattttgaaatctaCACAATTGGATATTGacaatattttactaaaataagattttattaacgtcttttttttttcttttttttctttttacttggactctatttcaaaattagattagGAGTGAggattaacataaaaaaaaaaacctaaataaataacaatttataatgtttataaaattcttaaaattcttCTAATTAAGTCAAATTACTAAtgttaacaaatttaaattttatgcaaaaaaatctatattaaaattataataatatttatcaaattttctagaacaaattatcttaaattcctttattatatttatatttgtttatttcaaaaaaataaaaattaattttattaaaacatgttttattacattttaaataaaacattaaatcattttgaaaatctaagattttgtataatattttatttaaaatttaatttctaaaatttaattaaaattttgtggttaaaaaatattagaatttcatTAATAGCTTCAATATTTTagcaaaatttgaataaatttatctttttaatatttttaaaataaaaacattaaaaattaaaggaaattaacaggataaatataaaaaaaaaaattaatagtgaaaggatagtaatttttttaaagtatgattaatgtgataaatatggaaaatacttaaaaataaaaggataatataagtttaaatttattaggattttaGCTAGGGTAATCACTCTAAGAGGGGGAAAAGCATCacctttttaattatttaaactatAAGAAAGTTAGTGAcaattatatacaaatatataataaatacaataaaaaacaattgtatataaaataaaataagtagaaaaatagaatacaaacacaagattttattttGGTTCGGCACAACTCAACCTACATCCACGTTTCTCTAACTTTAATCTCAAGTTTGAAGTTCCATTATGTTAAGGCTTTCAACAAAAGCCTTAAAGCTTTGCAATTAGATTCATCAATAGGCACTACAAAATTCTTCAGGATATGCCTCACTCTTGAGCACCCCAAGTGATAAACCACACTTGGCAAACACTAAGCGAtactttacaattaaatttttcCTTCAAGTGATACCCTACACTTATAGCACACCTTACAAAGGTTATAAGAAATACTTGAGAATTAAACTCATAAAATCTTAGTATAAGTTTAAGATCAAATGGATACAAAATAAACTAGGATTAAATGATGCATTAATGATATGTAAGTCTTAAAATAAGGTGTATTAAAAAACACTATTTCAAGactcaaatatattaaaaaaaaaaaaaccatttttgggAGATTAAACCTATAAAATAATGAAGTTTGAAGTCTTTTTATAGGAATTTGGAGGCCAAACTAGCTGTTAGACACAATTCGGGGTTGTTTGATTGAGCATCGCTTCGATCGATTCATTAACTGTTAGCAAGTAATGCTTCTAGCAAGTGATCATTGGGGTTTAGGGCTTCAATCGGGCCTTGGCCGATTGAATACTCTACTAGAAGAGAGAAAGTGTGTAAATGCACCTCAACTAGTCGAGCCAATTGGCTCAACCAACTCCTCCCCACCTCAACCAGTTCCTCCTTACCTCAACCGGTTACGTTGTAAAGTGCGTAAAAGCCCTCGGTTTAAAGTTTGGAACCTTCAATAACTTGTATTCAACTTCTCAATACCCTTTTAAAGCAAGTTTAGAAAGCATTTGACAcaaagttttaattaaaaatatgaaatcatccaaatataaattttttttaaagcaattcAACTTTAGATGATTTTAGGTgcatgaataaaatataaaatgtatGATCCTAGGGTACCAACAATCTTACAAAGAAATTCTAGACAAAGTTTTGAAaactcttctttttgaaatcttcttccatttctttattttttttccttttaacttgatttgtctttataATTACTACTTTGAAAATCTTCTTGCTtgaaataaaacattaatttcaaactttattttgttaCCCCATATTTCAATGAAATATcccaaaattttcatccttaatGGTAGCCTTATATGACAAGAAAATAGAGATATTGAAGGAATGAATAATTTCTCACTATATTAATTCTCTTAGCATGAGATAAATTACACAGCTACATCCTGACTATTCCTGGAAATTGGGAGGCAGCctacttttcaaaattaaggTAAAGTTTCCTTTCTAAAACAGTCTCTGTTCCAATAGTGATCAAAGGTGGCAAGAATAAAAAAGATACAGGGCAAACTGTGtacaaaaggaaaatttcatggGTTCCTGATTGGTTCAATTATTTCAAATCCGTCCCTGTGGTTCTTGATTCTCAGAACTGTAGGAAACTGCTCTTCTTGTTTAGAAGAGTgaatatgatttgtttgtgaTTTTGTGGGATAGAAAATTCCTGATGCAGTTCTGTTTGCATCAAGACAGTAACATTATTCATTTTCTAAGAGGCATGTGGGTAGAAATAAAGAATGGATCTTTGGGTTGAATTTTGATCTGAGATTGCTTCTTGCTTCACCAACTCTTAGGTTGCATTTGAGGGGTTTCCTAGATGGAACTATTGAAGGATAGAACCTAATCTCCCTTTCATGCCTCTTTATCACTACtgattgtttgaaaaatatCGATATTGTCTGGAACCTCTTCGAACACTCAACAAAAGGTTTGCTTTTATttagtatgaaaaaaaatttccaaaaagaaGCAAATTCATTGTGACAGATTGTAATTTAGAATATTGTCTTTCTTCACTATTTGACCATCTAAGTTCCTTTCACATGCAACCATGAACTCAAACAGAGATAATAACCATATATGCAAGATGTAACAAGTAGATAAATGCAGATACACACAACTTCATTCCTGTGTCTAGATTTTTGGTAATTGCTGCCTTGTGCTTGTGTTTTTCGGTGCACTAGTTTCTCAGACCATAGATTATATCCTAGCAGAGCTCAAATCTGTTGCTTCTACTCTTGCTCATCGTCGTTAATTATAATCGAGGGATTTATGTTCCATTGTCTTCATGTATGGGATAAAGTACACAACTATAACCTGATTGTTTCTGAAAATTTGGAGGCAGCCTTCTGACCTTTGTGAAGTAGCATCCTTCAACCTACCTTTCAAAATTAAGGTAAAGTTTCCTTTCTAAAACATTCTCT contains the following coding sequences:
- the LOC100253011 gene encoding SKP1-interacting partner 15, coding for MDASPIYRLPQDTLHYIFSTLPLRQIIICRSVCKFFYQTLTAPAFMELISTQPPLNLIALRPPHHHHHHHHHHHNRDVSSHNALHVFDPSSNQWVRFPLSFLPFRSPTPVASSLGLVYLWADSLNSLESNKSLIVCNPLTRSFQVLPQLGSAWSRHGSVLVGSPNRVLVLTELATLYFSGSDQWLKFSSNLPSKPRSPILVSDSVLALCDVGSPWRSQWKLFACTLNHLQKSQPWTRLDRHEWGDVFDILRRPRLVKGLGNQILMVGGLKSSFSLNAVCSTILILRLDLDSLEWDELGRMPPEMFRCFQESSKFKVFGAGNRVCFSAKRVGRLALWDYSTETGKGDWRWINGVPGNGDGLFRGFVFQARLTALP